A single window of Periophthalmus magnuspinnatus isolate fPerMag1 chromosome 9, fPerMag1.2.pri, whole genome shotgun sequence DNA harbors:
- the scarb2a gene encoding lysosome membrane protein 2a isoform X1, whose product MTRRSCAIYATGIVCAHLLIVGIALVVGQVFQTMIHNRLKKEITLTEKSQVFESWKNPPPPVYMEYYFFNVTNPEVFLAGGKASVKQIGPYTYREYRPRENVTFLENGTKVYALNPKSFVFVPEKSAGDPTVDVLRTVNIPFVVVMDQLNSYSFFLRTLVSMYMNSLGVELFMTRTVHEVLWGFKDPILTKVHSMKPDVDEYFGLMWKKNGTHEGEFVFHTGEENYLDYGKIDTWDGLREMSWWSSNQSNMINGTDGAVFHPLINRNELLYIFAADLCRSIHLAYVKDVEVKGIQAYRFAPPSDVLMSPKDNPTNEGFCVPAGDCLGTGVLKVSVCRQGAPIVVSFPHFYQADPAYINAVEGLNPNKEEHETYLDLQPTTGVPIRACKRAQLNIILKRVPGFPKTKHLNMTIFPIMFVNETATIDDDSANQMRTLLLIVTLVSNFPLLIVGMGIILLLVLVVLFCRNRQKKNDVKRIDFTEAFHSFTTAKDDTAYTQVSDKPEEQSTTPAAQPARNGSYIAMSPVEAQKC is encoded by the exons ATGACCCGGAGATCCTGTGCCATTTACGCCACCGGCATCGTGTGCGCACACCTCCTCATCGTGGGGATCGCCCTGGTCGTGGGTCAAGTCTTCCAAACGATGATTCACAACCGCTTAAAAAAG GAAATAACTTTGACAGAGAAGAGCCAAGTATTTGAGTCTTGGAAGAACCCCCCTCCTCCTGTTTACATGGAATATTACTTTTTCAACGTGACCAACCCAGAGGTGTTTTTAGCAGGTGGCAAAGCATCAGTCAAACAAATAGGACCATATACTTACAG GGAATACAGGCCGAGAGAAAATGTAACTTTCTTGGAGAATGGTACCAAGGTTTACGCTCTCAACCCCAAATCCTTTGTTTTTGTGCCTGAGAAGTCTGCTGGTGACCCCACTGTGGATGTTTTGAGGACAGTCAACATCCCATTCGtg GTTGTAATGGACCAGCTGAACTCCTACTCCTTTTTCCTCCGAACACTGGTGTCTATGTACATGAACAGTCTGGGTGTGGAATTGTTCATGACGCGCACTGTGCATGAGGTTCTGTGGGGGTTTAAGGACCCTATCCTCACTAAAGTTCACTCCATGAAGCCTGACGTGGATGAGTATTTTGGCCTAATGTGGAAG AAAAATGGTACCCACGAGGGAGAGTTTGTGTTCCATACTGGTGAAGAAAACTACCTGGATTACGGCAAGATCGACACTTGGGATGGTCTGAG GGAGATGTCATGGTGGTCCTCGAACCAGAGTAACATGATCAATGGTACAGATGGTGCAGTGTTCCACCCTCTGATAAACAGAAACGAGCTGCTCTACATCTTTGCTGCTGATCTGTGCAG GTCTATTCATTTAGCCTATGTGAAGGACGTGGAGGTGAAAGGCATCCAGGCGTACCGCTTTGCCCCCCCAAGTGACGTTCTCATGAGCCCCAAAGACAATCCAACTAATGAGGGCTTCTGTGTGCCAGCTGGAGACTGTCTCGGCACCGGAGTGCTTAAAGTCAGCGTTTGTCGACAAG GCGCTCCTATTGTGGTGTCATTTCCTCACTTTTATCAAGCCGATCCTGCCTATATCAATGCTGTTGAAGGACTCAATCCAAACAAGGAAGAACATGAGACTTACCTCGACTTGCAgcct acaactGGTGTCCCAATTCGTGCCTGTAAGAGAGCCCAACTCAATATCATCTTGAAGCGTGTCCCAGGATTCCC CAAAACCAAACATCTCAACATGACCATATTCCCTATCATGTTTGTCAATGAG ACGGCCACTATCGACGATGACTCAGCCAACCAGATGAGAACACTGCTCCTTATAGTAACGCTAGTCTCGAACTTCCCCTTGCTTATTGTGGGAATGGGCATCATACTGCTGCTCGTCCTGGTTGTCTTGTTCTGTCGAAACCGCCAAAAGAAG AACGACGTAAAACGTATTGATTTTACTGAAGCTTTTCATTCTTTTACT ACGGCGAAAGATGATACTGCTTACACTCAGGTCAGCGACAAACCTGAGGAGCAGTCGACGACGCCAGCCGCGCAGCCCGCCAGGAACGGCTCCTACATCGCCATGTCCCCCGTGGAGGCCCAGAAGTGCTGA
- the scarb2a gene encoding lysosome membrane protein 2a isoform X2, with the protein MTRRSCAIYATGIVCAHLLIVGIALVVGQVFQTMIHNRLKKEITLTEKSQVFESWKNPPPPVYMEYYFFNVTNPEVFLAGGKASVKQIGPYTYREYRPRENVTFLENGTKVYALNPKSFVFVPEKSAGDPTVDVLRTVNIPFVVVMDQLNSYSFFLRTLVSMYMNSLGVELFMTRTVHEVLWGFKDPILTKVHSMKPDVDEYFGLMWKKNGTHEGEFVFHTGEENYLDYGKIDTWDGLREMSWWSSNQSNMINGTDGAVFHPLINRNELLYIFAADLCRSIHLAYVKDVEVKGIQAYRFAPPSDVLMSPKDNPTNEGFCVPAGDCLGTGVLKVSVCRQGAPIVVSFPHFYQADPAYINAVEGLNPNKEEHETYLDLQPTTGVPIRACKRAQLNIILKRVPGFPKTKHLNMTIFPIMFVNETATIDDDSANQMRTLLLIVTLVSNFPLLIVGMGIILLLVLVVLFCRNRQKKTAKDDTAYTQVSDKPEEQSTTPAAQPARNGSYIAMSPVEAQKC; encoded by the exons ATGACCCGGAGATCCTGTGCCATTTACGCCACCGGCATCGTGTGCGCACACCTCCTCATCGTGGGGATCGCCCTGGTCGTGGGTCAAGTCTTCCAAACGATGATTCACAACCGCTTAAAAAAG GAAATAACTTTGACAGAGAAGAGCCAAGTATTTGAGTCTTGGAAGAACCCCCCTCCTCCTGTTTACATGGAATATTACTTTTTCAACGTGACCAACCCAGAGGTGTTTTTAGCAGGTGGCAAAGCATCAGTCAAACAAATAGGACCATATACTTACAG GGAATACAGGCCGAGAGAAAATGTAACTTTCTTGGAGAATGGTACCAAGGTTTACGCTCTCAACCCCAAATCCTTTGTTTTTGTGCCTGAGAAGTCTGCTGGTGACCCCACTGTGGATGTTTTGAGGACAGTCAACATCCCATTCGtg GTTGTAATGGACCAGCTGAACTCCTACTCCTTTTTCCTCCGAACACTGGTGTCTATGTACATGAACAGTCTGGGTGTGGAATTGTTCATGACGCGCACTGTGCATGAGGTTCTGTGGGGGTTTAAGGACCCTATCCTCACTAAAGTTCACTCCATGAAGCCTGACGTGGATGAGTATTTTGGCCTAATGTGGAAG AAAAATGGTACCCACGAGGGAGAGTTTGTGTTCCATACTGGTGAAGAAAACTACCTGGATTACGGCAAGATCGACACTTGGGATGGTCTGAG GGAGATGTCATGGTGGTCCTCGAACCAGAGTAACATGATCAATGGTACAGATGGTGCAGTGTTCCACCCTCTGATAAACAGAAACGAGCTGCTCTACATCTTTGCTGCTGATCTGTGCAG GTCTATTCATTTAGCCTATGTGAAGGACGTGGAGGTGAAAGGCATCCAGGCGTACCGCTTTGCCCCCCCAAGTGACGTTCTCATGAGCCCCAAAGACAATCCAACTAATGAGGGCTTCTGTGTGCCAGCTGGAGACTGTCTCGGCACCGGAGTGCTTAAAGTCAGCGTTTGTCGACAAG GCGCTCCTATTGTGGTGTCATTTCCTCACTTTTATCAAGCCGATCCTGCCTATATCAATGCTGTTGAAGGACTCAATCCAAACAAGGAAGAACATGAGACTTACCTCGACTTGCAgcct acaactGGTGTCCCAATTCGTGCCTGTAAGAGAGCCCAACTCAATATCATCTTGAAGCGTGTCCCAGGATTCCC CAAAACCAAACATCTCAACATGACCATATTCCCTATCATGTTTGTCAATGAG ACGGCCACTATCGACGATGACTCAGCCAACCAGATGAGAACACTGCTCCTTATAGTAACGCTAGTCTCGAACTTCCCCTTGCTTATTGTGGGAATGGGCATCATACTGCTGCTCGTCCTGGTTGTCTTGTTCTGTCGAAACCGCCAAAAGAAG ACGGCGAAAGATGATACTGCTTACACTCAGGTCAGCGACAAACCTGAGGAGCAGTCGACGACGCCAGCCGCGCAGCCCGCCAGGAACGGCTCCTACATCGCCATGTCCCCCGTGGAGGCCCAGAAGTGCTGA
- the zgc:158260 gene encoding uncharacterized protein zgc:158260: MRQVMETGQKQALFPWYKERLQTKYLKPSTSGFPSLHWYKATDDSSSAPSWAHVGISPVTFTTNLKHHCIFTSTQMPKQAVSMKHACFSRQMVQKQRRREYVAAVEDELRQPLAQYQQYKDYMSPEVFDKVLSVLCPDTSPHNNNPQNVTSFPFEYMEKDEKNQ, translated from the exons ATGAGACAAGTAATGGAAACAGGGCAAAAGCAGGCTTTATTTCCATG GTATAAGGAGAGGCTGCAGACAAAGTATTTAAAACCATCAACGTCAGGGTTTCCTTCACTCCACTGGTACAAGGCCACAGATGACAGCTCTTCAGCTCCATCCTGGGCTCATGTGGGCATCTCACCTGTTACATTTACTACCAATCTAAAACACCACtgcattttcacctccacccaAATGCCTAAACAGGCCGTCTCTATGAAGCATGCATGCTTCTCCAGGCAAATGGTCCAGAAACAGAGACGAAGAGAATATGTTGCAGCAGTGGAGGATGAACTCAGACAGCCTTTGGCCCAATACCAACAGTACAAGGACTATATGTCACCAGAG GTTTTTGATAAAGTGCTCTCAGTTTTGTGCCCGGATACATCTCCGCACAACAACAATCCACAAAATGTGACATCTTTTCCTTTTGAATATATGGAAAAAGATGAGAAAAATCAGTAA